The Stigmatella aurantiaca DW4/3-1 genome contains the following window.
CGCCTCGGAGAGGCCTCCGTCGGGAATCTGGCCCAGGATGTCGTTGTACGTGGCGGTGGTCTGCTGGGCGATGGTGTTCAGCTCCGCCACCTCCGTGGCGTCCAGACCATAATGCTCCGCCACCTCCGGGTACTCGGCGAGCACGCCCACGGCGGTGCCTCCCACGAGCTGGCCCTGGCCAAAGGACGCGGGCGTTCCCGAGGCATTGCGCAACATCGCGGGGCTCTCACCGAGCTCGCCCGTGCCCGTCTCCACGGTCTCGATGGCCTCGACGATCTCCTCGACCTCGGGCGAGAGCTGGAACGTGTCCACGGGCACACCGGCCGTGGAATCCGCGGCGCCCGGGTTGAAGGTGGTCTGGGTGCCGTAGGTCGGATCCCTCATGCTGAACACGGTGCCGCCGTTGGGCCCGACGTTCCCGTCAGGCGTGATGCCCGCCACTTCCCGCTGGAACTCGCGGATGGCCTCGATCGTCTGGGGCATCGCCGCCTCGGCAACGGCCTCGGTCTGGGCAGGGTCCGCCTGCTCGGCCGTGTAGGCCTCGTCGCTGAGGAAGCCCAGCTCGTGCAGCCGGTCCTGGACCTGACGGACATCGGCGGGAACGTTGGCCCCACGGGCGCCCACGGCGTCGCTCAGATCGAGCGCCGCGGGCGCGGGAAGCGTCCCCGGGCGGGGCTCGAACGTCGCGGCGGGACCGAGGGCCTCCAGCGAGAGCACCTCGGAGGAGAGTTCCGGGGCCTGGAGCGGCAGGTCCTGCTCGGCCATGGGGGTGGGCGAGAGGAGCTTGTCCGAGAGCGAGAAATCAGGCGCCTTGAGGAGGTTCTGGGCCTTGGCGTTCGCCGCCGGGGTGGCGTCGAAGCGGCTTTGGTCAAAGGCCGCCCGCGTCTGCGTGGACTTCGCCGGGGTGGCCGCCACGTCCTTGCCGACGGCCGTCTTGTCGCCCGTCTTCTGGGAGGACTCCTGTGTGCTTTGAGAAGAGACCGAACTCCGCTGAGAAGACGATGAGGCGGAGTTTCGAGCGCTCGAGTTGGAACTGCTGCTGGAACTGACACTCATGGGCTGGGCCTTGGAAGAGGTGAAACGTTGGCGCCAGCCTACACTGTGAGTAAACCTAAGGCCATGCCTTCCCTACGCCCTGTTCATCCCACGGACGACGCGTTTCTGTTCAAGCTCTATGCCAGCACCCGGCAGGACCTGGCCCACCTGGGCCTCGCGGAGCCACAGAAGGAGCTGCTCCTGCGCATGCAGTGGAAGGCGCAGTGGCAAAGCTACTCCTCCCGCTATCCGGGAAGCGCCCCCCAGCTCGTGCTCGTGAACGGACAGCCCGTGGGCCGGCTCTGGGTGGCGCGCGTGCCCGGGGAGCTGCGGGTGATGGACATCTCGCTGTTGCCCGAGCACCGGGGGGCGGGGCTGGGCACCGGGCTGCTGCGAGCCCTTCAGCAAGAGGCCACCGCGGCGGGCACGCCCGTGCGTCTGAGCGTGGCCCACGACAACCCGGCGAGGCGGCTCTACGAGCGGCTCGGCTTCACGCGCCGGGAGGGAGGGACGGCCCTCGCGGAGCCGTTCCTCCTCCTGGAATGGACGCCCCCTGCGGCGCCTACAGCAGCAAGTTCTCCGGCGCCGCGGCCACCGTCTGAATGATGTGGCCCGCCGCACCCGCGCCCGGCGTGGAGGCAGGGTTCGAACTGCCTCCGTTTCCGCCATTGCCACCGCAAGCACCTCCGCCTCCTCCGGCGTTGATCGTCCCAGTTCCCGCGTTCGCTCCCGCGGCACCGCCATTGGCCTGGAGGGTGCCGCTCACGCTCGGCGTCGCGGAAGCCACCAGGTGAATGATGCCGCCGCCGCCGCCTCCTCCTCCTCCTTCCGCGTTGCCTCCGTTCCCATCGAAGCCGGCGGAGCCAGCGCCTCCGTTGGCCTGCACGGTGCCCGCCACCGTGAGCGTCCCCTTCGTTAGCAGCACGATGACGCCTCCCGCGCCGCCCCCGCCGCCCACGATGCCCAAACCGGCCGTGTTCGGATTCGCGGAAGGGTTTCCATTGGCGCGGACC
Protein-coding sequences here:
- a CDS encoding GNAT family N-acetyltransferase, whose amino-acid sequence is MPSLRPVHPTDDAFLFKLYASTRQDLAHLGLAEPQKELLLRMQWKAQWQSYSSRYPGSAPQLVLVNGQPVGRLWVARVPGELRVMDISLLPEHRGAGLGTGLLRALQQEATAAGTPVRLSVAHDNPARRLYERLGFTRREGGTALAEPFLLLEWTPPAAPTAASSPAPRPPSE
- a CDS encoding peptidoglycan-binding domain-containing protein produces the protein MSVSSSSSSNSSARNSASSSSQRSSVSSQSTQESSQKTGDKTAVGKDVAATPAKSTQTRAAFDQSRFDATPAANAKAQNLLKAPDFSLSDKLLSPTPMAEQDLPLQAPELSSEVLSLEALGPAATFEPRPGTLPAPAALDLSDAVGARGANVPADVRQVQDRLHELGFLSDEAYTAEQADPAQTEAVAEAAMPQTIEAIREFQREVAGITPDGNVGPNGGTVFSMRDPTYGTQTTFNPGAADSTAGVPVDTFQLSPEVEEIVEAIETVETGTGELGESPAMLRNASGTPASFGQGQLVGGTAVGVLAEYPEVAEHYGLDATEVAELNTIAQQTTATYNDILGQIPDGGLSEADLQTRITEYTEAHGAEFREQTGLQDADIENMFRAAQLREQLQGVGTVDRAMEDPDIAANVEALGLRASDVRTYINNPDFHGEHRQGFVTRALFSSENGQALRNAMTDNGGIPLARGLIQDNYDRVVSTGARQLGRPLTPAEAAEATMLVHNRGMGALSGLLASFGQRGRVQDPYVARAMEHWTPPQ